One Solanum pennellii chromosome 9, SPENNV200 DNA segment encodes these proteins:
- the LOC107030599 gene encoding VQ motif-containing protein 29-like — translation MDSYSYAISFSSSNSSSQQMKKNTKLASYHSSLHGVRKLPTKPMTKLPIAPLPPTPPKIYRVEPNDFKDVVQMLTSSPEFQTVSNDSISRSDSGSGFDSGSSSDSGSGSFNSRRLQNVAPPPLDLSPVSLQRNNKNNAQWRECIDLTTCEAQERSHVTPRISSENYVGLCSPLANFPLSPSSFAWCSSILLSPSTLTSPSAVQII, via the coding sequence atggattcTTATTCATATgctatttctttttcttcttctaattcttcttcacaacaaatgaagaaaaatacaaaattagcctcatatcattcCTCACTTCATGGAGTTAGAAAACTCCCAACAAAACCAATGACTAAACTACCAATTGCACCTTTGCCACCAACACCTCCTAAAATATATAGAGTTGAACCTAATGATTTCAAGGATGTTGTCCAAATGCTCACTTCATCTCCCGAGTTTCAAACTGTCTCCAATGATTCTATCTCTCGTTCTGATTCTGGTTCTGGTTTTGATTCTGGCTCTAGCTCTGACTCTGGCTCTGGCTCTTTCAATTCGAGACGTCTACAAAATGTTGCTCCTCCTCCACTTGATCTCTCACCAGTTTCAttacaaagaaataataaaaacaatgcACAATGGCGCGAGTGCATTGATTTAACAACATGTGAAGCACAAGAAAGATCACATGTAACACCTCGGATATCATCAGAAAACTATGTTGGATTGTGTAGTCCACTGGCTAATTTTCCTCTATCGCCGTCTTCTTTTGCATggtgttcttctattcttcTTAGCCCTAGCACACTTACTTCACCAAGCGCGGTTCAAATTATTTAA
- the LOC107030752 gene encoding exonuclease 1-like, translated as MDSYSYAISSSNNNTSSTYAKEVKKNKKLASYHSSLHGVRRLPLKPMTKLPIAPLPPTPPKIYRVEPNDFKDVVQMLTSSPEFQTVSNDSISRSDSGSGFDSGSGCSSGSSSFNSRRLQDIAPPPLDLSPVSLQRSNNNNNNNNNNNDDYVLEQWREYLLPSSSTNNQFEMCVDSTTFEAQERSHVMSRIPSENYFGSCSPLANFPLSPASFAWCSSILFSPGTLTSPSAVQII; from the coding sequence atggaTTCTTATTCATATGctatttcttcttctaataaTAATACTTCTTCTACATATGCAAAAGaagtgaagaaaaataaaaaattagctTCATATCATTCCTCACTTCATGGAGTTAGAAGGCTCCCATTAAAACCAATGACTAAACTACCAATTGCACCTTTGCCACCAACACCTCCTAAAATATATAGAGTTGAACCTAATGATTTCAAGGATGTTGTCCAAATGCTCACTTCATCTCCCGAGTTTCAAACTGTCTCCAATGATTCTATCTCTCGTTCTGATTCTGGTTCTGGTTTTGATTCTGGCTCTGGTTGTAGCTCTGGCTCTAGCTCTTTCAATTCGAGGCGTTTACAGGATATTGCTCCTCCTCCACTTGATCTCTCACCGGTTTCATTACAAAGAagtaacaataacaacaataataacaataataataatgatgattatgttcTTGAACAATGGCGCGAGTaccttcttccttcttcttctacaaACAACCAATTTGAGATGTGTGTTGATTCAACAACGTTCGAAGCACAAGAAAGATCACATGTAATGTCTCGGATTCCATCAGAAAATTATTTTGGGTCGTGTAGTCCCTTGGCTAATTTTCCTCTATCGCCCGCTTCTTTTGCATGGTGTTCTTCTATTCTCTTTAGCCCGGGGACACTTACTTCACCAAGCGCGGTTCAAATCATATGA
- the LOC107029850 gene encoding late embryogenesis abundant protein ECP63, whose protein sequence is MDSRKVVKEERAEAAAKIAADELSDVNKERRDQSQRDVDVNNNKEQKDQSQRDVEQQKPGVIGTIIKSVQGTLGHAKDAVTGKAHETAQIASDTADAAAENARRSKDAAADKLGEYADYAEEKGKATKSSVSEKANQVKEKAGEYADSAADKAKQTKDYAAEKAKEAKDTTVGKVGEYKDYAGDKAKEAKDGASRKATEYEEYAESKAKEAKDTTVQKTGEYKDYTAEKAKEGKDTAIGKLAELKDSAADAAKRAMDMITGKKDEAQQKAGETAEAAKQKASETQQKAGETAEAAKEKASETAGAAKQKASETAGAAKQKADETAGAAKAKYDESEEATRRKMDEMKMHEGHDDHDRKVATGGIFGALGSILAPKHTTDETSTGGGTKIVVDVDETRGGKTATSLKQADQMSGQTFNDVGRMDVEGSIAEVEAKDSTGKNVKVKY, encoded by the exons ATGGATTCAAGGAAAGTTGTGAAAGAAGAAAGAGCGGAAGCTGCTGCAAAAATAGCAGCAGATGAACTTAGTGACGTGAATAAAGAGCGAAGGGATCAAAGTCAAAGAGATGTTGATgtgaataataataaagagcaaaaggatcaaagtcaaagagATGTTGAACAACAGAAACCCGGCGTTATCGGCACGATCATCAAATCCGTTCAAGGTACGCTTGGTCATGCTAAAGACGCCGTTACTGGAAAAGCTCATGAAACTGCCCAAATCGCCAGCGACACCGCCGATGCAGCAGCGGAAAATGCAAGACGGTCTAAAGACGCTGCAGCTGATAAATTAGGCGAATATGCTGATTATGCTGAGGAAAAGGGTAAGGCTACTAAATCATCTGTTTCGGAGAAAGCTAATCAAGTGAAAGAAAAAGCAGGGGAGTATGCAGATTCTGCTGCGGATAAGGCGAAACAGACGAAGGATTATGCAGCGGAGAAAGCGAAGGAGGCTAAGGACACGACGGTAGGGAAAGTGGGAGAGTACAAGGATTACGCGGGAGATAAGGCTAAAGAAGCGAAAGATGGTGCAAGTCGTAAAGCAACGGAGTATGAAGAGTATGCAGAGAGTAAAGCTAAGGAAGCTAAAGATACAACTGTGCAGAAAACAGGGGAGTATAAGGATTATACGGCTGAAAAGGcgaaagaaggaaaagatacTGCGATAGGGAAATTGGCTGAGCTGAAGGATAGTGCGGCTGACGCCGCGAAGCGGGCGATGGATATGATTACGGGTAAAAAAGACGAAGCTCAGCAGAAGGCAGGGGAAACGGCTGAAGCGGCTAAACAGAAGGCGAGTGAAACTCAGCAGAAGGCAGGGGAAACGGCTGAAGCGGCTAAAGAGAAGGCGAGTGAAACGGCGGGAGCGGCTAAACAAAAGGCAAGTGAAACGGCGGGAGCGGCGAAGCAGAAGGCGGATGAGACGGCGGGAGCTGCTAAG GCAAAGTATGATGAGAGTGAAGAAGCAACGAGAAGAAAAatggatgaaatgaaaatgcACGAAGGCCATGATGATCATGACCGGAAAGTTGCTACCGGTGGTATTTTCGGTGCGCTCGGAAGTATATTAGCACCGAAACATACCACCGATGAGACTAGTACAGGAGGAGGAACGAAGATCGTGGTGGATGTGGACGAGACTCGAGGAGGTAAGACAGCAACGTCGTTGAAACAGGCCGATCAGATGAGCGGCCAGACGTTCAACGACGTTGGAAGAATGGATGTTGAAGGGAGTATTGCTGAAGTTGAAGCCAAGGATTCAACAGGGAAAAATGTGAAAGTgaagtattaa